Proteins encoded together in one Thermomonospora curvata DSM 43183 window:
- a CDS encoding helix-turn-helix domain-containing protein: MPEIISVLDPGAPFSKRLAYHRKRSGKTRAVLGGLVGRSAEWVKGLETGRLDMPRLPMLLRLADILEVDLFDLTGEARLSQAAYTKHSHPSLDTIKRALTAYPAKTTNPVAADVLAGRVQQAWQRWHGQRRERDAIAPLLPGLLADAGAAVRSLQGDERRRAARQLAQIHHLTQLYCAFQPAPELVYMVSDRAMITAQDADDPIAMAGAAWYLNHVWRDVGEAAEARVELALDIARMLRPERSTEEQALYALMHLAVALSHAKLGREGEAWQHHDTAYEAVRRLPGYIHPWLMIGTGMVEHYAVTIHLDLQKPGRALQAAGRIDPAAVPSRTRQSRYLVEVARAHHRQRDPVAAVHLMLKAREASYDTFAFSLFARSMVASMLPDPPATVADEVRDLAGTLGLAA; encoded by the coding sequence ATGCCCGAGATTATCAGTGTGCTTGACCCAGGAGCACCTTTCTCTAAGCGGCTCGCTTACCACCGCAAGCGCAGCGGAAAGACCCGTGCGGTTCTCGGCGGCCTGGTCGGCCGGTCCGCCGAATGGGTCAAAGGGCTGGAGACCGGACGCCTGGACATGCCCAGGCTGCCGATGCTTCTCCGGCTGGCCGACATCCTGGAAGTCGACCTGTTCGACCTGACCGGCGAAGCGCGTCTGTCGCAGGCCGCCTACACCAAGCACTCTCATCCCTCGCTGGACACCATCAAGCGTGCTCTGACCGCCTACCCGGCCAAGACGACGAACCCGGTGGCGGCTGATGTCCTGGCCGGCAGGGTCCAGCAGGCATGGCAGCGCTGGCACGGCCAACGGCGCGAGCGGGACGCCATTGCTCCTTTGCTACCGGGGCTGTTGGCTGACGCCGGTGCGGCCGTCCGCTCTTTGCAGGGCGACGAGCGGCGCCGGGCCGCTCGGCAGCTCGCGCAGATTCACCATCTGACGCAGTTGTACTGCGCATTCCAACCAGCCCCCGAACTGGTCTACATGGTCAGCGACCGGGCGATGATCACAGCCCAGGATGCAGATGACCCCATCGCCATGGCCGGTGCCGCCTGGTACCTCAACCACGTATGGCGGGATGTCGGTGAGGCGGCTGAAGCCCGTGTCGAGCTGGCCTTGGACATCGCGCGAATGTTGCGGCCGGAGCGGTCGACGGAGGAGCAGGCGCTGTATGCGCTCATGCATCTGGCTGTTGCGCTGTCTCACGCCAAGCTGGGCCGTGAAGGGGAGGCGTGGCAGCACCACGACACGGCGTATGAGGCCGTTCGGCGCCTGCCCGGATACATTCACCCGTGGCTGATGATCGGGACGGGGATGGTCGAGCACTACGCCGTGACCATCCACCTCGACCTGCAGAAGCCCGGGCGGGCTTTGCAGGCGGCCGGACGGATCGATCCAGCCGCGGTTCCGAGCCGTACCCGTCAGTCCCGGTACCTGGTGGAGGTGGCCCGCGCTCACCACCGGCAACGTGATCCCGTCGCGGCCGTGCATCTGATGCTGAAGGCCCGTGAGGCCAGCTACGACACGTTCGCGTTCAGCCTGTTCGCGCGGTCCATGGTGGCGTCGATGCTGCCGGATCCCCCGGCGACGGTGGCCGATGAGGTCCGGGATCTGGCCGGAACCCTCGGCTTGGCCGCTTAA
- a CDS encoding M15 family metallopeptidase — MAKKRLISVVLAAMALGGAPAGCGGGEDPDRTGAGESVSPPTASGPAVPPSPDQDDRQEARFTADIKKVTAADLRHSWREGCPVPPSRLRAIDMTHWGMDGKVHHGRLIVNASAAEDLVGVFRKLFDQKYPIERMEPVDKYRGSDFDSIEANNTSAFNCRQATGSGNWSQHAYGLAIDINPCQNPYVSASGHVAHKDCVKFKDRSRKDPGVIHKGDAVVKAFAAIGWGWGGDWTGTKDYQHFSSTGR, encoded by the coding sequence GTGGCTAAGAAACGCCTGATCAGCGTGGTTTTGGCGGCCATGGCGCTGGGCGGGGCGCCGGCCGGATGCGGCGGCGGCGAAGACCCCGACCGCACCGGTGCCGGAGAGAGCGTCTCCCCGCCCACGGCGAGCGGCCCGGCCGTCCCCCCGTCACCGGATCAGGACGACCGCCAAGAGGCCCGCTTCACCGCCGACATCAAGAAGGTGACCGCCGCGGACCTGCGGCATTCGTGGCGCGAGGGCTGCCCGGTGCCGCCCTCCCGGCTGCGGGCCATCGACATGACCCACTGGGGCATGGACGGCAAGGTCCACCACGGCCGCCTGATCGTCAACGCCTCCGCCGCCGAGGACCTGGTCGGCGTCTTCCGCAAGCTGTTCGACCAGAAGTACCCGATCGAACGCATGGAGCCGGTCGACAAGTACCGCGGCAGCGACTTCGACTCCATCGAGGCCAACAACACCTCGGCGTTCAACTGCCGCCAGGCCACCGGCTCGGGAAACTGGTCCCAGCACGCCTACGGCCTGGCGATCGACATCAACCCCTGCCAGAACCCCTATGTCTCGGCCTCCGGCCACGTCGCCCACAAGGACTGCGTGAAATTCAAAGACCGCTCCCGCAAGGACCCGGGCGTGATCCACAAGGGCGACGCCGTGGTCAAGGCGTTCGCCGCCATCGGCTGGGGCTGGGGCGGCGACTGGACCGGCACCAAGGACTACCAGCACTTCTCCAGCACCGGCCGCTGA
- a CDS encoding MarR family winged helix-turn-helix transcriptional regulator, whose protein sequence is MSEPRWLDAGQQRDWRAYIDGSTRLHELLDRDLKAKHGLSTSEYEILVRLSEAPGRALRMAELAEHASQSRSRLSHTCTRLESKGLVRREACPNDKRGVYAILTDEGFAALERAARDHVETVRRFFVDVISPEDLKAIGRAFGAVDEHIRGVR, encoded by the coding sequence ATGAGCGAACCCCGATGGCTCGACGCCGGCCAGCAGCGGGACTGGCGCGCCTACATCGACGGCAGCACGCGCCTGCACGAGCTGCTGGACCGCGACCTGAAGGCCAAGCACGGGCTCTCGACCTCCGAGTACGAGATCCTGGTGCGGCTGTCGGAGGCGCCGGGCCGCGCGCTGCGCATGGCCGAGCTCGCTGAGCACGCCAGCCAGTCCCGCAGCCGGCTGTCGCACACCTGCACCCGGCTGGAGAGCAAGGGCCTGGTGCGCCGCGAAGCCTGCCCCAACGACAAGCGCGGCGTCTACGCCATCCTCACCGACGAAGGCTTCGCCGCCCTGGAACGCGCCGCCCGCGACCACGTGGAGACCGTGCGGCGCTTCTTCGTCGACGTCATCTCCCCCGAAGACCTCAAGGCCATCGGCCGGGCCTTCGGCGCGGTCGACGAGCACATCCGCGGCGTCCGCTGA
- a CDS encoding pirin family protein: MPAITADPLTLPRLPRMPEAERAGRRVAKVVRARRQLEGEGFVVRRPFPGMDLALADPFLLLDHMGAVEYAPGEAKGTPWHPHRGFETVTYIIDGAFQHQDTTGGGGLISDGDTQWMTAGAGIQHIEQPPPELVAKGGLFHGVQLWVNLPRAQKWAPPRYQDIRATDIKLLSSADGASLVRVIAGSLAGHEGPGITYTPITYLHATVAPGARLTLPWPADFNALLYVLSGRGVAGPEDRPVEEGQLAVFGGSPRTEHGDALTLRAADTQPQASKDGWEVLLLGGLPIREPIARYGPFVMNTREEIIQAFEDYQAGRMGQIPAQRVSHRSTADEQGIG; this comes from the coding sequence ATGCCCGCCATCACCGCCGACCCGCTCACCCTGCCGCGCCTGCCGCGCATGCCCGAGGCGGAGCGGGCCGGCCGCCGCGTCGCCAAGGTCGTCCGCGCCCGCCGCCAGCTGGAAGGGGAGGGCTTCGTGGTGCGCCGCCCCTTCCCCGGCATGGACCTGGCGCTGGCCGACCCGTTCCTGCTGCTCGACCACATGGGCGCCGTCGAGTACGCCCCCGGCGAGGCGAAGGGAACCCCCTGGCACCCGCACCGCGGCTTCGAGACCGTCACCTACATCATCGACGGGGCCTTCCAGCACCAGGACACCACCGGCGGCGGAGGGCTCATCTCCGACGGCGACACCCAGTGGATGACGGCCGGCGCGGGCATCCAGCACATCGAGCAGCCCCCGCCGGAACTGGTCGCCAAGGGCGGGCTGTTCCACGGCGTGCAGCTGTGGGTGAACCTGCCGCGGGCCCAGAAGTGGGCGCCGCCTCGCTACCAGGACATCCGCGCCACCGACATCAAGCTGCTGTCCAGCGCCGACGGCGCCTCGCTGGTGCGCGTGATCGCCGGTTCCCTGGCCGGGCACGAAGGGCCGGGCATCACCTACACCCCGATCACCTACCTGCACGCCACCGTCGCCCCCGGCGCCCGCCTCACCCTGCCGTGGCCCGCCGACTTCAACGCCCTGCTGTACGTGCTGTCCGGCCGCGGCGTCGCCGGGCCGGAGGACCGCCCGGTGGAGGAGGGGCAGCTGGCGGTCTTCGGCGGCTCGCCCCGCACCGAGCACGGCGATGCGCTGACGCTGCGGGCCGCCGACACCCAGCCGCAGGCCAGCAAGGACGGCTGGGAGGTGCTGCTGCTGGGCGGGCTGCCGATCCGCGAGCCCATCGCCCGCTACGGCCCGTTCGTGATGAACACCCGCGAGGAGATCATCCAGGCGTTCGAGGACTACCAGGCCGGACGCATGGGGCAGATCCCCGCTCAGCGGGTGTCCCACCGTTCCACCGCCGACGAGCAGGGCATCGGCTGA
- a CDS encoding alpha/beta fold hydrolase, with product MSVRIDDPARLGRTLLPGRRVLGWAEWGPPDGIPVLLSPGAATGRWLGVGGGVPDALGVRLISVERPGTGVSTPLPGRTFADHAADIGAFAALRGLGRPLMVANSQGAPFALACAAAGVVAGLAVVSGADEIAAPAFAAALPQELRGLVELVARDPARAERTFAGFGPEAMWDLVMKGSPACDLEVYQDAAFASAYRRALAEGFAQGPAGYARDTVLAMGRWPFDLASITVPVDLWYGEEDTSHSPDNGAALAGRIPGAERHLVPGIGGAVLWTHTEPILRTLLDRAG from the coding sequence ATGAGCGTGCGCATCGACGATCCGGCCAGGCTCGGCCGGACCCTGCTGCCGGGCCGCCGGGTGCTCGGCTGGGCCGAGTGGGGGCCGCCCGACGGGATCCCCGTGCTGCTGTCACCGGGGGCGGCCACCGGACGGTGGCTGGGGGTCGGCGGCGGCGTGCCCGATGCGCTGGGCGTGCGCCTGATCTCCGTCGAACGGCCCGGAACGGGCGTCTCCACCCCACTTCCCGGCCGGACGTTCGCCGATCACGCCGCCGACATCGGCGCGTTCGCCGCGCTGCGCGGCCTCGGCCGGCCGCTCATGGTCGCCAACTCCCAAGGCGCACCGTTCGCGCTGGCCTGCGCCGCCGCGGGGGTCGTGGCGGGGCTGGCCGTGGTGTCGGGCGCGGACGAGATCGCCGCGCCCGCCTTCGCCGCCGCCCTGCCACAGGAGCTGCGCGGCCTGGTCGAGCTGGTGGCCCGCGACCCGGCCCGCGCCGAGCGCACCTTCGCGGGCTTTGGTCCCGAGGCGATGTGGGACCTGGTCATGAAGGGCAGCCCGGCCTGTGACCTGGAGGTCTACCAGGACGCCGCGTTCGCGTCCGCCTACCGCCGGGCCCTTGCGGAAGGGTTCGCCCAAGGCCCGGCGGGTTATGCGCGGGACACGGTGCTGGCGATGGGCCGCTGGCCGTTCGACCTGGCGTCCATCACCGTGCCGGTCGACCTGTGGTACGGGGAGGAGGACACCTCCCACTCCCCGGACAACGGGGCCGCTTTGGCCGGCCGCATCCCCGGCGCCGAACGTCATCTCGTCCCCGGGATCGGAGGGGCGGTGCTGTGGACCCACACCGAGCCGATCCTGCGCACCCTCCTGGACCGGGCGGGATGA
- a CDS encoding 2'-5' RNA ligase family protein, giving the protein MQAPELIRDHWWWRPGMRPGRRMLLWHLLVDDQPQVRELAGRFRERLAGLSGLDPVPDEWLHITTQIVGFADEIPRHEVTAMLTAVTQSLGKLPPITVRIGRVYVYLEGVAMGITPERALDPVREAIREGIAQTITTHHMDDLDDRPVWTPHVSVAYSNADGPTAPILKALADPPEPCEFTVRRAHLVEQVRDGHLYRWEPVAAVPLAGA; this is encoded by the coding sequence GTGCAGGCTCCTGAACTGATACGTGATCACTGGTGGTGGCGGCCGGGAATGCGGCCCGGACGGCGGATGCTGCTGTGGCACCTGCTGGTGGACGACCAGCCGCAGGTGCGCGAGCTGGCCGGGCGCTTCCGGGAGCGCCTGGCCGGATTGAGCGGGCTGGACCCCGTCCCGGACGAGTGGCTGCACATCACCACCCAGATCGTGGGGTTCGCCGACGAGATCCCCCGGCACGAGGTCACCGCGATGCTCACGGCGGTGACCCAGTCGCTGGGGAAACTGCCGCCGATCACCGTCCGGATCGGGCGGGTGTACGTCTACCTGGAGGGCGTGGCCATGGGCATCACGCCCGAGCGGGCGCTCGACCCGGTGCGCGAGGCCATCCGCGAGGGCATCGCCCAGACCATCACCACCCACCACATGGACGACCTGGACGACCGTCCGGTGTGGACGCCGCATGTGTCGGTCGCCTACAGCAACGCCGACGGCCCCACGGCCCCGATCCTCAAGGCGCTGGCCGATCCCCCCGAGCCCTGCGAGTTCACGGTGCGCCGGGCCCACCTGGTGGAACAGGTGCGGGACGGCCACCTGTACCGGTGGGAACCGGTCGCCGCCGTTCCCCTGGCCGGCGCCTGA
- a CDS encoding class F sortase: protein MGKHSAKKSPWPGLGLAALAAVALGTAGAALIVTGLDGEPPAPAKGRPLARPVEAAAPLHARSEPVRVTIPAIGVDAGRLEPLQVDADRRLPAPRRHDAIGWHAAGPWPGQAGAAVLVGHVDSGTGPAIFHRLGALRPGDVITIGRAAGPDAVFTVHRVERYRKEEFPTRRVYGPTGNRAELRLITCGGAFDKSKGAYRDNTVVYATLTGLRRPGS from the coding sequence ATGGGCAAGCATTCGGCGAAGAAGTCGCCCTGGCCCGGTCTCGGCCTGGCGGCCTTGGCCGCCGTGGCGCTGGGAACGGCGGGCGCGGCGCTGATCGTCACCGGTCTGGACGGAGAGCCGCCCGCCCCCGCCAAAGGACGGCCGTTGGCGCGCCCCGTGGAGGCCGCCGCCCCGCTCCACGCCCGCTCCGAGCCGGTCAGGGTGACGATCCCCGCCATCGGGGTGGACGCCGGGAGGCTGGAACCGCTGCAGGTGGACGCCGACCGGCGGCTCCCGGCGCCCCGCCGCCATGATGCGATCGGCTGGCATGCGGCCGGGCCGTGGCCGGGACAGGCCGGGGCGGCGGTGCTCGTCGGGCATGTGGACTCCGGGACCGGCCCGGCGATCTTCCACCGGCTGGGCGCGCTGCGCCCCGGCGATGTGATCACGATCGGCCGGGCCGCGGGGCCGGACGCGGTGTTCACCGTCCACCGCGTGGAGCGGTACCGCAAGGAGGAGTTCCCCACCCGCCGGGTCTACGGCCCCACCGGCAACCGCGCGGAACTGCGGCTGATCACCTGTGGCGGCGCCTTCGACAAGTCCAAAGGGGCCTACCGCGACAACACCGTCGTCTACGCCACGCTGACGGGGCTGCGCCGCCCCGGTTCTTGA
- the wrbA gene encoding NAD(P)H:quinone oxidoreductase type IV, whose translation MSYDLSGPVRLAVIYYSATGTVYELAKAAGLAAEKAGAEVRLRKVREMAPPDVIAANRMWSEHVQATRHIAEATLDDLDWADAIMLGAPTRYGMPAAQLKQFIDSTGPLWGGGRLINKIASSFTAAATEHGGQEATILALNNTFYHWGAIIVPPGYADPVQFRSGNPYGTSHTSQNGEIPPGETQLAAIEFQARRVVEVAQAFKRGRTV comes from the coding sequence ATGTCTTACGACCTGAGCGGGCCGGTGCGCCTTGCCGTCATCTACTACTCGGCGACCGGGACGGTGTACGAGCTGGCCAAGGCGGCCGGGCTGGCGGCGGAGAAGGCCGGGGCCGAGGTGCGGCTGCGCAAGGTCAGGGAGATGGCCCCGCCGGATGTGATCGCCGCCAACCGGATGTGGAGCGAGCACGTCCAGGCCACCCGGCACATCGCCGAAGCCACCTTGGACGACCTGGACTGGGCGGACGCGATCATGCTCGGGGCGCCCACCCGGTACGGCATGCCGGCGGCCCAGCTCAAGCAGTTCATTGACAGCACCGGCCCGCTGTGGGGCGGCGGGCGGCTGATCAACAAGATCGCCTCGTCGTTCACCGCGGCGGCCACCGAGCACGGCGGGCAGGAGGCCACCATCCTGGCGCTGAACAACACCTTCTACCACTGGGGCGCGATCATCGTCCCGCCCGGCTACGCCGACCCGGTGCAGTTCCGCTCCGGCAACCCCTATGGGACGAGCCACACCTCGCAGAACGGGGAGATTCCGCCCGGCGAGACGCAGCTGGCGGCGATCGAGTTCCAGGCCAGGAGGGTGGTGGAGGTCGCCCAGGCGTTCAAGCGGGGCCGGACCGTCTAG